A part of Aegilops tauschii subsp. strangulata cultivar AL8/78 chromosome 2, Aet v6.0, whole genome shotgun sequence genomic DNA contains:
- the LOC109750056 gene encoding cysteine and histidine-rich domain-containing protein RAR1 — MFHDGMKEWSCCKQRSHDFSLFLAIPGCATGKHTTEKPVTKAVSLNSKATPPKLAPIQSSKQGVETEACSRCRQGFFCSDHGSQPKAQKPVAVNGTNTEPVEKCSVPQPKKKVVNINEPRVCKNKGCGKTYKEKDNHDAACEYHPGPAVFHDRNRGWKCCDVHVKEFDEFMEIPPCTKGWHNADAV, encoded by the exons ATGTTTCATGATGGCATGAAAGAGTGGAGCTGTTGCAAGCAAAGAAGCCATGATTTTAGCTTATTTTTGGCTATTCCTGG ATGTGCCACAGGGAAGCATACAACTGAGAAACCAGTCACAAAAGCTGTTTCTCTTAACTCAAAGGCAACCCCACCAAAGTTAGCTCCAATCCAGTCTTCTAAGCAGGGTGTGGAAACCGAGGCCTGCTCCAGGTGCCGTCAGGGTTTCTTTTGCTCCGACCATG GATCACAGCCCAAGGCACAAAAACCAGTTGCTGTAAATGGTACAAATACGGAACCTGTCGAAAAATGCTCAGTTCCACAGCCCAAGAAAAAAGTTGTTAATATAAATGAGCCTAGGGTTTGTAAGAATAAAGGATGTGGTAAAACCTACAAAGAGAAGGATAACCATGATGCTGCATGTGAATACCATCCAGGTCCTGCGGTTTTCCATGACAGGAATAGAGGG TGGAAGTGTTGCGATGTCCACGTCAAGGAGTTTGACGAATTTATGGAGATACCTCCATGCACAAAGGGCTGGCACAATGCTGATGCCGTATGA